A window of the Gordonia hongkongensis genome harbors these coding sequences:
- a CDS encoding helix-turn-helix transcriptional regulator, with the protein MYRYLSLSEFADRAGLSVATMKSYLRKGLLPDPDALVGRNRGWKAETVDYWIHNRLGRGARTDLRPR; encoded by the coding sequence GTGTACCGCTACCTGTCGCTGTCGGAATTTGCCGATCGCGCAGGGCTGTCCGTGGCGACCATGAAGAGTTACTTGCGCAAAGGACTCCTGCCCGACCCTGACGCGCTGGTCGGACGAAACCGGGGCTGGAAGGCTGAGACGGTCGACTACTGGATCCACAACAGGCTCGGCCGCGGCGCCCGCACTGATCTTCGCCCACGCTGA
- a CDS encoding helix-turn-helix domain-containing protein: MSTGGLEDFEPARLKLLRERSGLTRADIAVRCQVTLGTARSWEVGRSVPSEVNALRLAEALSIHPADLTNTPRNQPTLRQLRQWRGLRGEDAANNAGIGTTPLYNAETYISPIPEHIRSALAEAYGVTENQITAAWKRGRKLRFGDVE; encoded by the coding sequence ATGTCCACTGGCGGTTTGGAAGACTTTGAGCCGGCACGACTGAAGCTGCTCCGCGAACGGTCGGGATTGACCCGCGCTGATATCGCTGTGCGGTGCCAAGTGACGCTCGGCACCGCCCGTAGTTGGGAGGTCGGCCGCAGCGTGCCCTCCGAGGTCAATGCGCTGCGTCTAGCTGAGGCTCTCAGCATTCATCCCGCTGACCTGACGAACACCCCACGTAACCAGCCCACGCTGCGCCAGCTGCGGCAATGGCGGGGCCTGCGGGGCGAGGATGCCGCCAACAACGCCGGAATCGGCACCACCCCGTTGTACAACGCTGAAACCTACATCTCCCCCATTCCCGAACACATCCGCTCAGCGCTCGCCGAAGCGTATGGCGTCACGGAGAACCAGATCACCGCGGCGTGGAAGCGCGGACGCAAGCTACGGTTCGGCGACGTCGAGTGA
- a CDS encoding MBL fold metallo-hydrolase, translated as MTSSSIPVSEYTAGGHVTPDQNPLVRQIAGGRIIKMSVGGADNNVYLLQCAATGKALLIDAANDAERIVELVRQECPAGLELVATTHEHIDHWWALPDVVKALSCATAASRAAASELPVTPDRTVASGDTIRIGELPPVTVIEARGHTPGSIILAFTDASGQSHLFTGDSLFPGGLGKTADAAAFASLFADVTTQVFDRYPDNAIVYPGHGDDTTLGDERPHLEDWRSRGW; from the coding sequence ATGACTTCTTCGTCGATCCCTGTCTCCGAGTACACAGCCGGGGGCCACGTCACTCCTGATCAGAACCCGTTAGTGCGTCAGATAGCTGGCGGCCGGATCATCAAAATGTCGGTGGGCGGCGCAGACAACAACGTGTACCTGCTGCAATGCGCAGCTACGGGAAAGGCGTTGCTGATTGATGCCGCCAATGACGCCGAGCGAATCGTCGAGCTGGTACGCCAGGAGTGTCCCGCCGGACTGGAGCTTGTAGCAACCACTCATGAGCACATCGACCACTGGTGGGCGTTGCCGGACGTCGTCAAAGCGCTCTCCTGTGCGACGGCTGCGTCGAGAGCTGCGGCCTCCGAGCTGCCGGTCACTCCCGATCGCACAGTTGCCTCAGGTGACACCATACGAATTGGCGAGTTGCCCCCTGTAACAGTGATCGAGGCGCGCGGTCATACGCCCGGCTCCATCATCTTGGCTTTCACCGACGCGTCGGGGCAGAGTCACCTCTTCACCGGCGATTCGTTGTTCCCTGGGGGCCTCGGTAAGACCGCCGACGCTGCGGCTTTCGCGAGTCTCTTTGCCGACGTCACCACGCAGGTATTCGATCGATATCCCGACAACGCGATTGTCTACCCCGGCCATGGTGACGACACCACTCTTGGTGACGAGCGACCTCACCTCGAGGACTGGCGGTCCCGAGGATGGTGA
- a CDS encoding SAM-dependent methyltransferase, with the protein MVNAAGSAAGDWTEGISATAVLTAKMRALELESENPLVTDLAAAHLVAASGLEMGAVSLSEMTGQRLFESNVVRTWWLDEQIGSVLYSAVQPRQVVILAAGLDSRVTRLSFPAGTTVFEIDLPQISMFKSTVFAEEPSIELAATWRQVTASITEPGWSDQLVKAGFDRAEPTIWVAEGILFYLSDAETSSVLSTVSGLSASGSTLLVAHFGPGSRSDAQTREMNSTATQSGYGFQSVVEDPASWLGDYGWTTDATTIARVAESLGRSIDYGEPERAGAEVTWLIRADR; encoded by the coding sequence ATGGTGAACGCTGCGGGGTCGGCCGCTGGTGACTGGACAGAGGGCATCAGCGCAACGGCAGTGCTGACCGCCAAGATGCGCGCCCTGGAGCTCGAGTCCGAGAATCCACTCGTAACTGATCTCGCCGCGGCGCACCTGGTGGCCGCGTCAGGTCTTGAGATGGGCGCAGTAAGCCTCTCTGAAATGACTGGTCAACGGCTCTTTGAGTCGAACGTCGTGCGTACTTGGTGGCTCGATGAACAGATCGGGAGCGTGTTGTACAGCGCCGTCCAGCCTCGTCAGGTGGTCATCTTGGCTGCTGGTCTCGACAGTCGTGTGACTCGACTTTCATTCCCCGCGGGCACCACAGTCTTCGAGATCGATCTCCCACAGATTTCCATGTTCAAATCGACGGTCTTCGCCGAGGAACCATCGATCGAGCTTGCCGCGACCTGGCGGCAGGTCACCGCTTCAATCACTGAACCCGGCTGGTCTGACCAACTTGTCAAGGCCGGCTTCGATCGAGCGGAACCGACGATCTGGGTAGCTGAGGGCATTCTGTTCTACCTCAGCGATGCCGAGACTTCCTCGGTCCTCTCTACCGTCAGCGGATTGAGCGCGTCGGGCAGCACACTCTTGGTGGCCCACTTCGGGCCAGGATCGAGATCAGATGCACAGACCCGCGAGATGAACTCAACAGCAACACAATCGGGGTATGGCTTTCAATCCGTCGTCGAAGACCCAGCGAGCTGGCTTGGCGACTACGGATGGACAACCGACGCTACGACCATCGCGCGAGTAGCTGAGAGTTTGGGCCGCAGCATCGATTACGGAGAGCCGGAGCGCGCTGGCGCTGAGGTCACCTGGCTCATCCGAGCCGACCGGTGA